A segment of the Lepus europaeus isolate LE1 chromosome X, mLepTim1.pri, whole genome shotgun sequence genome:
ttttccccccaatggcagctgcggccggcgcaccgtgctgatccaaagccaggagccaggtgcttctcctggtctcccgtggggtgcagggcccaagcacttgggccatcctccactgcactccctggccacagcagagagctggactggaagaggagccaccgggacagaatccagcgtcccgaccgggactagaacccggtgtgccagcgccgcaggcagaggattagcctagtgagccgcggcgccggcccttactccttttttatttttacaagtcTCTTATTACCACCATGTCCTAACAGttccttttgtaaaaaaaagattttttttatgtatttaagttacggagagacagagggaaagacagaaagagcgagagagagtcttccatccattggttcactcctcgagtggccacaacaactaagcctggaggcctgggccaagccgatcaaagccaggaactacaaactccatcctggtctcccacaggagtgtcacaggcccagggacttgggtcatctccactgctttcccaggcatattaatgggaagctagatcagaagtggagcagctgggatcccatCTGGGgtgtcagcattgcaagtggtggcttaaccctctgtccacaattctggcccctctAACAGTTCCTGTAGTCACCACGTCATTTCACCCTTCATCATTGCATACAAGCTTTATTATAACTTCCTAACAAATGTTCTCCTTTCTAGTCTCCACCCCTAACCCCATTCCAGCTCCAATCCATCTTTCACATTCCACTagattatttttccttctgtcaAGAATGTCCAGTAACTCCCATGGTTTCCATGCTTTccattccaggcacattggctGCCTATCACAGGAACAGATCTCCCCACCTCCACTGAACCTTTCCTCTCAGCTTTTCCCCTCCTagaatgcctttctttttttttttaagatttatttatgtatttgaaagtcagagttacagagagaggagaggcagagagagagagagaaagagagagagagagaagtccttccatccactggttcactccccagatggctgggtctTCCCaggtgggtataggggcccaaggacatggaccatcttctactgctttcccaggtcatagcagagagctggatgggaagtggagtagctgggtctcaaaccggcgcccatatgggatgccggcacttcaggccagggcgttaacccattgcgccacagcgccagcccctagaatgcCTTTCTGTGCTGTCCTTCAGGTCCAGCTCAGAAGTGCTCTTCCCCCTTGAAGCTTTCAAAGCAACCTCTGCTTTATTTAACCAGAGAGCATATATTTGACAGTGAACACATGCTGGATACTGTTAGTAATTCTTCCGTATTTATGTACCTTATCTCCCCAGCTGGCTTGTACATTTAAGCATGAGAAAAATCTTTTGTCAGGTAAAACATACAACTTTATTGATGATACACAAAAGAAATCTTTGGTGGCTAAATTCAAGTGAAAACAAATAACAGAATATTAGGCCATTCAGAAAGGACAGGATCACTGTCAATTCACATAGAGGAACCAGAAAAAACATTTCCATCCAAGCAGCACAATTAAAGTCACAAATGCATTTTCAGTACAAGAGGACTATTTATTTGGTATTCATAAAATGATTCAGCTTAAAGCTGGTGGCTGACACAGATAACATCACTATGGATGATACATTATTCAAAGCTGGCAGCTGAAGAGATTCCTTTACTATAAGGACAAATGGAAAAGCAGTAACTTTGCATTTTCAATGCTTCCAGACTGCAAAACCAAGACATTTCTTCAAGTCTTTTAAGAGCATATAACCAATCAGAATTTGTTCACTAGTTTGATCACTTTCACTTTCACCAAGAGGTCATGGTGATTTGCTAAGGCTCGAATTTTCTTCACACACACTCCAGATGTAGTGCACAGGTAAAAAAGGGAGCCTTTATTGAATTCTCTGTAGTTGAACACTTCTGCTCTGAGGTTGTCATAGATGATCTCAAAAAGAGTAAGGGCATTTATAAGAATTTCTGACTCCACGTAAGAATTATAAAGGGAACTAAATGATGATGGCACTTGGGTGCTCAGAAGTTTTTTTAGCATATCTGGATTTTCTGCAAAATTCGAAAGTATTTTCAAAATCTCAACCTTGATTTTTCCACCGCCCTGAGATAACAAACGGAAAAAGTTTGCAATGGAATTGACAAGCAGGTGCTGGTAGTCATTAGTAATAGTCatgtttgttaaaaattttagTCCAACAACCTGTACCGCTGAGTTCAGGTTAGAGGCCATGATATCATCCATCACTTTATTCATGTAGACCTGAAGCCGGCCCTGATTTTCATAATTCTCACTCAGGTTATTCATGGCCATTAAGGCTTTTTCCTTAATGTGGGGATCAGTTTTGTTGATCATATTTGCAATAATCGGGAGGCCTCCCAATTTGCGAATTGTCTCTTGGTTGCATGAGTAATTGGCATTGTTGCTCAGGGTGAGCAAAGCTACCTGTTGGATGAAAGGATCATCCGATTTCTGAAGCAAGGCCAGGACTTTCCTGAGATCTCGGACGCCCAGAATCTCATCAATCTCATAGGGAAAGGGGCGCTTCTGCATGGCCACAGGTTTTTTTCCCTTCCCTCTGCGCTGGGTCTCGGGCTCCGAGTCTGAATCAGACTCTGTGTCAGTCCACCCAGACTCCCCTTCCTCAGAATCAGGGACCTCTGCCAGGAAAGCCTGGCCTCCATTAGcagaggctgcagcagctgctgcagccccATCTCCAGGGCGGAAGCCCAACCCCAGTTCGTCTACTTCCACCTTATTTCTTTTGCCCTTGCCCTTGCCTCCAGTCCGGGACCTAGTTCCACCCTTGGCTCCACCTTTGGGGACAGCTCCAGTGGCTGGCCCTGCCTTAGGGATAGCCCCAGTGTGAGCCCCGGGAGTTGCTTTCTTGGCAGCTGCTGCTGTTTTAGGAGATCCCGAAGTCCCAGGAGCTTCGGCAGCCCCAGCAGGGGCTGCCACCCCAGCAGGCACTGCGGGCACAGCAACCTCAGCCACCTCTGTAGGTGGTACCACCCTGGGAGCCTCAGCTGCCTCAGTAGGTGCTGCCATGCCAGGTGGCTCTGCTGCCTGGGTGGGTGCTGCCACTTGGGTAGGTGCAGCTGTCCCAGCAGGCGCTGCTGCCCTAGGTACCTCTGCTACACTGGGAACTTCTGCCACTttgggggtccctgccactgggggggcctctgcacctgcaggagcCTCTGCCACCCCGGGAGGTGGTGTCACCGCAGAAGCTGCTGCAGCCCCAACCGCTGATTCTGCCTTAGGCATAACCCCACCCCCTTCTGCTTCTTGGACCTGAGTGCCGGCCTCACTGTGAGCCTCAGCGCTGGGTGCAGCTGGGGCCACTGCCTCGGCTTTAGCTGTGTCCATGGCAGAGGCTTCCTCCTGGGGCCCATCCTCTGCCCTAGCACGGACTGGGGTTGGGGGACCAAATCCTGGCCCAAGGTCGATTGTGAATCCG
Coding sequences within it:
- the ARMCX2 gene encoding armadillo repeat-containing X-linked protein 2, which encodes MSRVRDAGCVAAGIVIGAGAWYCVYKYTRGRDQKKKRLTKPKNRVIAGSGARARTGLRAGFTIDLGPGFGPPTPVRARAEDGPQEEASAMDTAKAEAVAPAAPSAEAHSEAGTQVQEAEGGGVMPKAESAVGAAAASAVTPPPGVAEAPAGAEAPPVAGTPKVAEVPSVAEVPRAAAPAGTAAPTQVAAPTQAAEPPGMAAPTEAAEAPRVVPPTEVAEVAVPAVPAGVAAPAGAAEAPGTSGSPKTAAAAKKATPGAHTGAIPKAGPATGAVPKGGAKGGTRSRTGGKGKGKRNKVEVDELGLGFRPGDGAAAAAAASANGGQAFLAEVPDSEEGESGWTDTESDSDSEPETQRRGKGKKPVAMQKRPFPYEIDEILGVRDLRKVLALLQKSDDPFIQQVALLTLSNNANYSCNQETIRKLGGLPIIANMINKTDPHIKEKALMAMNNLSENYENQGRLQVYMNKVMDDIMASNLNSAVQVVGLKFLTNMTITNDYQHLLVNSIANFFRLLSQGGGKIKVEILKILSNFAENPDMLKKLLSTQVPSSFSSLYNSYVESEILINALTLFEIIYDNLRAEVFNYREFNKGSLFYLCTTSGVCVKKIRALANHHDLLVKVKVIKLVNKF